One genomic region from Phocoena sinus isolate mPhoSin1 chromosome 3, mPhoSin1.pri, whole genome shotgun sequence encodes:
- the LOC116751279 gene encoding LOW QUALITY PROTEIN: protocadherin beta-2-like (The sequence of the model RefSeq protein was modified relative to this genomic sequence to represent the inferred CDS: inserted 2 bases in 1 codon; deleted 4 bases in 2 codons; substituted 2 bases at 2 genomic stop codons), translated as MEAGERKKRFLKQRQVLIFFVWLGIAQAGSEPRRYSVAKDMDSGSFVANLLKDLGLEVDDLAARAPRVVSKGKKMRLHFDRQTGDLLLNEKLNREELCGPTEPCVLPFQMLLENPLKFFQAELRIRDINDHSPVFLDKEIILKISESITPGTTFLIERAQDLDVGSNSLQSYTVSPNSHFHLKLQDSSDGTILPQLVLDKALDREEQPEIRLTITALDGGIPPRSETALIALKSXDINDNAPEFAKLHYEAHVLENSPIGSQVAIVSARDLGIGTYGEISYVLSQAPEDIRKTFGINAKSGELLLTQELDFESIQTYTLNIQATDGGGLSGSCVVFVQVMDLNDNPPELTMATLITEILENLQETVIAVFSVSDPDSGDTGRMVCSIQDDLPFILKPSVENFYNLVTNTALDRETRSEXNITITVTDMGTPRLKTQHNITVLVSDVNDNAPAFTQTSYTLFVPENSPALHIGSVRATDRDEGANAQVTYSLLPPLDAHVPVASLVSINPDNGHLFALRSLDYEALRAFEFRVGAADRGSPALSSQALVRVLVADDNDNAPFVLYPLQNASAPCTELVPRAAEAGYLVNKLVAVDGDSGQNAWLSYQLLKATEPGLFGVWAHNGEVRTARLLSERDAAKHRLLLVLVKDNGEPPHSASVTLHVLLVDGFSRPYLPAPEAEAADATPTAPLTAYLVVALASVSSLFLFSVLAFVAVRLCRRGGATSVGRCSVPEGPFPGHLVDVSGTGTLSQSYQYEXCLKGGSRTFKFLKPVIPNFLTQDEERVSEANPSFRNSFEFS; from the exons atggaggcaggagagaggaagaaacgCTTTCTGAAACAAAGGCAAGTCTTGATATTCTTTGTTTGGCTGGGCATAGCTCAGGCTGGTTCTGAGCCTAGGCGTTATTCAGTGGCCAAGGACATGGACAGTGGCTCCTTTGTGGCCAATCTGTTGAAAGACTTGGGGTTGGAGGTAGATGATCTAGCTGCGCGGGCCCCCCGGGTcgtttccaaagggaaaaaaatgcgtTTGCATTTTGATAGGCAGACCGGGGATTTGTTGTTAAATGAGAAACTGAACCGGGAGGAGCTATGTGGCCCTACCGAACCCTGTGTACTACCTTTCCAGATGTTACTGGAAAATCCCTTGAAGTTTTTCCAGGCTGAGCTACGGATTAGGGACATAAATGATCATTCTCCAGTTTTCCttgacaaagaaataatattgaaaatttCAGAAAGTATCACTCCTGGAACTACTTTCCTAATAGAGCGTGCCCAGGACTTAGATGTAGGAAGCAACAGTCTCCAAAGTTACACAGTCAGCCCCAATTCCCACTTCCATCTTAAATTACAAGACAGTTCCGACGGCACAATATTACCACAGCTGGTGCTGGACAAAGCACTGGATAGAGAGGAACAGCCTGAGATCAGATTAACCATCACAGCACTGGATGGCGGGATTCCACCCAGGTCTGAGACCGCCCTAATCGCATTGAAGTCTTAAGACATCAATGATAATGCCCCGGAGTTTGCAAAGCTGCACTATGAGGCGCATGTCCTAGAAAACAGCCCCATTGGATCCCAGGTTGCCATTGTCTCTGCCAGAGATTTAGGTATTGGAACCTATGGAGAAATATCTTATGTACTTTCCCAAGCACCTGAGGATATTCGGAAAACATTTGGAATAAATGCAAAATCGGGAGAACTCCTTTTAACACAGGAACTGGATTTTGAATCTATTCAGACTTATACATTAAATATTCAGGCGACAGATGGTGGGGGCCTTTCGGGCAGTTGTGTGGTGTTTGTCCAAGTGATGGATTTGAATGACAACCCACCGGAACTGACCATGGCAACGCTTATCACTGAGATCCTAGAAAACTTGCAGGAGACTGTAATTGCTGTATTCAGCGTTTCAGATCCTGACTCTGGAGACACTGGAAGGATGGTTTGCTCCATCCAAGATGATCTTCCCTTCATTCTTAAACcctctgttgagaatttttac AACTTAGTCACAAACACAGCCCTGGACCGAGAAACAAGATCCGAATAGaacatcaccatcaccgtcacaGATATGGGGACACCGAGACTGAAAACCCAGCACAACATAACCGTGCTGGTGTCCGACGTCAACGACAACGCCCCCGCCTTCACCCAGACCTCCTACACCCTGTTCGTCCCGGAGAATAGCCCCGCCCTGCACATCGGCAGCGTCCGCGCCACAGACAGAGACGAGGGCGCCAACGCCCAGGTCACCTACTCGCTGCTGCCGCCTCTCGACGCGCACGTGCCCGTGGCCTCCCTGGTGTCCATCAACCCGGACAACGGCCACCTGTTCGCCCTGAGGTCCCTGGACTACGAGGCCCTGCGGGCGTTCGAGTTCCGCGTGGGCGCCGCCGACCGCGGCTCGCCCGCGCTCAGCAGCCAGGCGCTGGTGCGCGTGCTCGTGGCGGACGACAACGACAACGCGCCCTTCGTGCTGTACCCGCTGCAGAACGCCTCGGCGCCCTGCACCGAGCTGGTGCCCAGGGCGGCCGAGGCGGGCTACCTAGTGAACAAGTTAGTGGCGGTGGACGGAGACTCGGGCCAGAACGCCTGGCTGTCGTACCAGCTGCTCAAGGCCACGGAGCCCGGCCTGTTCGGCGTGTGGGCGCACAAC GGCGAGGTGCGCACGGCCCGGCTGCTGAGCGAGCGCGACGCGGCCAAGCACAGGCTGCTGCTGGTGCTGGTCAAGGACAACGGCGAGCCGCCGCACTCGGCCAGCGTCACGCTGCACGTGCTGCTGGTGGACGGTTTCTCGCGGCCCTACCTGCCGGCCCCGGAAGCGGAAGCGGCGGACGCGACCCCGACAGCTCCTCTCACCGCCTACCTGGTGGTCGCCTTGGCGTCGGTGTCGTCGCTCTTCCTCTTCTCGGTGCTGGCGTTCGTCGCGGTGCGGCTGTGCAGGAGGGGCGGGGCGACCTCGGTGGGTCGCTGCTCGGTGCCCGAGGGCCCCTTTCCGGGCCACCTGGTGGACGTCAGCGGCACGGGGACCCTGTCCCAGAGCTACCAGTACGA GTGTCTAAAGGGAGGCTCTAGGACTTTCAAATTCCTCAAGCCGGTTATCCCAAACTTCCTTACTCAAGATGAGGAGAGGGTTAGTGAGGCAAACCCCAGTTTCAGGAATAGTTTTGAATTCAGTTAA